The DNA region GTGCCGCCTCATCGGCAGGCGTGGAAGACACGGACATGGGTCGATCGATCAATTGAACGCGAGTGAGAGCTCGCCGCGGGCTAGACCATTTCCGCCGGCGCCAGCCGGCAGGTCTCGCTGCTGATCTCGACCTGCAGGGTCGCGTGGTGGATGCTGAATCGCTCCGACAGCTCGGCGCAGACGCGATGCAGGAAGACATCGTCATGTCCGCCGGGCCGCACCAGGTGTGCGGTCAACGCCGTCTCGCTGGTGCTCATCGCCCAGATGTGCAAATCGTGCACCTCGGTGACGCCCTCGAGCGCGCCGAGATAATCCCTCACCCGCTTGAGATCGATGCCCCTCGGCACCGCATCGAGCGCGAGATTGACGCTGTCGCGGGCAAGCTCCCAGCCGCTCAGCAGCACCACCACGGCAATCACCAGGCTGATTGCCGGATCGAGCCACTGCCAGCCGGTCGCCATGATCAGCAGCGCGGCGATCACGACGCCGAGCGAGACGCCGGCGTCCGCCGCCATGTGCAGATAGGCGCCGCGCACGTTGAGGTCGCTGTCGCGGCCGCGCATGAACAGCAGCGCCGTGCCGCCATTGATCAGGATGCCGAGCGCCGCGACCCAGACCACGGTCCAGCTTGCGACTTCGGCCGGCTCGCGGAAGCGGTTGATCGCCTCGACCGCGATGCCGCCGACCGCAATCAACAGTAGCCCGGCATTGAACAGCGCCGCCAGGATCGAGGCACGACGATAGCCATAGGTGTGGGTGTCGGTCGGACGCCGGCCGGCCAGCCACGCCCCGCCCCAGGCCAGCAGCAGCGCGATGACGTCGGAGAGATTGTGAACGGCGTCGGAGACCAGCGCCAGCGAGTTGGCGGAATAGCCGAAGATCAGCTCGGCGATGACGAAGGCAGTGTTCAGCGACGCGCCGACCGCAAAGGCGGTGCCAAAGCTCGCGGGCGCATGGCTGTGCCCGGCATGGGAATGCCCGGCGTGCGAGTGCCCAGCGTGGGAATGTCCCGCGTGGGAATGTCCATGAGAATGACCGCTGTGGTCGTGGTCGTGATTGTGCGCCATGGCAACCGTCGCCCGATATCGTTGGCGACGGTTATAGCGCGGTGAAATGCGGATACTATCACACCGCGGCTGTCGAACGGCGGGTTACGGCTTGCGCCTAACCCGCCCTACGCGACTACTCCACGCCGCGATTGAACTTGTTCGACTTCGGCAGGCCATGGGCGAGCCGGCCGGCGTCGGCGCGGTTGCCGCGCCAGTCGGCCAGTTCCTTCAAGGTCATGCTGTGCTCACGGCCGGCAGAGTCCTTCCAGGTCAGGCCGGTCTTGGCATCGAACACCGCGACATCGGACAGCTCAGAACTGGTGTATTTCTGCAGCCGAACGCCGCGGCCGCGCGCCATCTCCGGCACCTGGTCGAGACCGAACAGCACCATCTTGTGGTTGGTGCCGATCACCGCGACGGTGTCGCCGGTCACGGTCGTGATCGCACGGGCCTCGTTCGGCATCTCGACATTGAGCACCTGCTTGCCCTTGCGGGTATTGCCGACGCAGTCCTCTTCCTTGACGACGAAGCCCTGTCCCTCGCTGCTCGCAATCAGGAACTTGCGCTCGCCCTTGTTGACGAACAGCGAGATGATCGCGGCGTCCTGCTCGAGGTCGATGAACATGCGGATCGGCTCGCCATGGCCGCGGCCGCCCGGCAGCTTGGCGACGTCGAGCGAGTAGAACTTGCCGTTGGTGGCGAACAGCAGCAGCTTCGAGGTGGTCTCGGCAAAGAACGAGTGCTCGAGCTTGTCGTCGGTCTTGAAGGCGAGTCCCGAGAGATCCTCGACGTGGCCCTTCAGCGTCCGCACCCAGCCCTTCTCGGAGATCACGACCGTGCACGGCTCGCGTTCGACCAAGGCTTCCTCGATCGCGGCGAGGTCATGCTCGGGCGCATCGGCGAAGGTGGTGCGACGCTTGCCGAGCGGGGTCTTGGGCCCGAAGATATCGCGGACCTTGCGGACCTGATCGCTGACCTTGGCCCATTGCTCGGTCTCGGAGCCGAGCAGGCCCTCGATGCCCTTCAGCTCCTTGCGCAGCTCCTTGTCCTCGGTGCGGATCTCCATCTCCTCCAGGCGGCGCAAATTGCGCAGGCGCATGTTGAGGATGGCATCGGCCTGGACCTCGGTGAGGTTGAAGGTCTTCATCAGGACCGGCTTCGGCTCGTCCTCGGTGCGGATGATCTTGATCACCTTGTCGAGGTTCAGATAGGCGACGAGGTGGCCGCCCAGCACTTCCAGCCGGTGCTCGATCTGCGTCTTGCGGAAGTTGGAACGGCGGACCAGCACGTCGCGCAGATGATCGAGCCATTCGCGCAGGCACTCGGCAAGGCCGACCACCTTCGGGATGCGGCCCTTGATCAGCACGTTCAGGTTCAGCGAGATCTTGCTTTCCAGCTCGGTCAGCCGGAACAGCGATTCCATCATCAGCGCCGGATCGACGGTGCGCGATTTCGGCTCGATCACGAGGCGGATGTCTTCGGCGGACTCGTCGCGGACATCGCCGACCAGCGGCAGCTTTTTCTCGTTGATGAGTTCGGCGATCTTCTCGACGATCCGGGACTTCTGCACCAGCCACGGGATCTCGGTGACGACGATCACCCAGGTGCCGCGCGCACCCTCCTCCTGGGTCCAGCGCGAACGGGTGCGGAACGAGCCGCGGCCCGTGGTGTAGGCCTCGATGATCGATTCCTTGGAATCGACGACGATGCCGCCGGTCGGGAAGTCCGGGCCCTTGACCCATTTCAGCAGCGCCTTCGACTTGGCGTCGGGCTTCTCGATCAGATGCAGCGCGGCGTCGCAGAGTTCGGCGGCATTGTGCGGCGGGATCGAGGTCGCCATGCCGACCGCGATGCCCTGCGCGCCGTTGGCGAGCAAATTCGGGAAGCCGCCGGGCAGCACCACCGGCTCTTTCGTCTGGCCATCGTAATTGAGACGGAATTCAACACCGTCCTCGTCGATACCTTCGAGCAGGAGCCGCGCGACCTCGGTCATGCGCGCTTCGGTGTATCGGTAGGCGGCCGCGTTATCGCCGTCGATATTGCCGAAATTGCCCTGGCCGTCGACCAGCGGGTAGCGCGAGGAGAAATCCTGCGCGAGGCGCACCATGGCGTCATAAATCGCCTGGTCGCCATGCGGATGGAACGAGCCCATCACGTCGCCGACGATCTTGGCGGACTTCTTGAATGCCGCGCGCGGGTCGAGCCCGAGCAGGTCCATGCCGTAGAGGATACGGCGATGCACCGGCTTCAGCCCGTCGCGGGCATCCGGCAGCGCACGATGCATGATGGTCGAGAGCGCATAGGCGAGATAGCGCTCCTCGAGCGCATCACGCAGCGGCACCTCGTGAATTTCGGCCGGCTTTTCCGGCGGTACCTGTCGTTTTCCCATGGGGAGGCGTTAAACCTTGGCGGTGAATCGGGCAAGCCGCGAATCACCGGGAATTTAGGGCCCGAAGCGGCCTTACGGAACCGCCGTTCGGCTCCGCGGCCTGGTTACGGCGTTGATAAACCCGTCGCGGGCGTCGGAATGGCCCTGACCGCGGGGCTCCAGCACGTGGCGCAGCAGGAACAGGCCGGTGATCTGGAAGCCGTCGCGCAGGTCCTGCTCCGACCAGCCGTTGGCGCCGCCGTCGCCTTCGCGCAGGAACGCCGGCAACGGCAGCA from Bradyrhizobium sp. B124 includes:
- a CDS encoding cation diffusion facilitator family transporter, whose translation is MAHNHDHDHSGHSHGHSHAGHSHAGHSHAGHSHAGHSHAPASFGTAFAVGASLNTAFVIAELIFGYSANSLALVSDAVHNLSDVIALLLAWGGAWLAGRRPTDTHTYGYRRASILAALFNAGLLLIAVGGIAVEAINRFREPAEVASWTVVWVAALGILINGGTALLFMRGRDSDLNVRGAYLHMAADAGVSLGVVIAALLIMATGWQWLDPAISLVIAVVVLLSGWELARDSVNLALDAVPRGIDLKRVRDYLGALEGVTEVHDLHIWAMSTSETALTAHLVRPGGHDDVFLHRVCAELSERFSIHHATLQVEISSETCRLAPAEMV
- the parC gene encoding DNA topoisomerase IV subunit A, which translates into the protein MGKRQVPPEKPAEIHEVPLRDALEERYLAYALSTIMHRALPDARDGLKPVHRRILYGMDLLGLDPRAAFKKSAKIVGDVMGSFHPHGDQAIYDAMVRLAQDFSSRYPLVDGQGNFGNIDGDNAAAYRYTEARMTEVARLLLEGIDEDGVEFRLNYDGQTKEPVVLPGGFPNLLANGAQGIAVGMATSIPPHNAAELCDAALHLIEKPDAKSKALLKWVKGPDFPTGGIVVDSKESIIEAYTTGRGSFRTRSRWTQEEGARGTWVIVVTEIPWLVQKSRIVEKIAELINEKKLPLVGDVRDESAEDIRLVIEPKSRTVDPALMMESLFRLTELESKISLNLNVLIKGRIPKVVGLAECLREWLDHLRDVLVRRSNFRKTQIEHRLEVLGGHLVAYLNLDKVIKIIRTEDEPKPVLMKTFNLTEVQADAILNMRLRNLRRLEEMEIRTEDKELRKELKGIEGLLGSETEQWAKVSDQVRKVRDIFGPKTPLGKRRTTFADAPEHDLAAIEEALVEREPCTVVISEKGWVRTLKGHVEDLSGLAFKTDDKLEHSFFAETTSKLLLFATNGKFYSLDVAKLPGGRGHGEPIRMFIDLEQDAAIISLFVNKGERKFLIASSEGQGFVVKEEDCVGNTRKGKQVLNVEMPNEARAITTVTGDTVAVIGTNHKMVLFGLDQVPEMARGRGVRLQKYTSSELSDVAVFDAKTGLTWKDSAGREHSMTLKELADWRGNRADAGRLAHGLPKSNKFNRGVE